A genomic segment from bacterium encodes:
- a CDS encoding TonB-dependent receptor: protein MFSTTFRKFTLLFAMAFSLVPLSLFAGTNGKITGMVKDKETGDALPGVNIIIDGTTMGAATNAQGEFTIINVPAGVYALSTSMIGYTKITKQNVRVLPDFTTRVDFDLSPESLGGEEVVIVAERPLIQKDQTMTMTVTSSEEIKNMPVRGFQAAANLGVGITVDTKTRNLDGGTANVSVRGGRPNETGVYMDGFQQNNLLTGTANATVPNGAVEELLVITGGFDAEYGRNQSGIIQVTTKSGGTRYSGNVEWNGDPGGLGIAESYGYNVFSGGIGGPIIPGSNKIRFYVSAEGRNIKDAEPSVNGHPVFELSNLGISARKDDPNDPNITIDDPSRMDTVIWDLDSHGNVKFKKGARPSRGGGIGMNSDRGYNLQGKLTFDVIANRLRVDLSGNYSQTYRRSFLMSRVLNPNSQLLRDINNLNIGGTATYTINERSFFDFGVNGYSSKRRLTNDALGWNGLESYSSTIKGNTGYSSFYNDNLLNDIGRGALNYRSDEDKYIAFKSNYTNQINKNNQIKAGVDYFYHWVRFLNIVDPDNPISGANDNIGYIINSNYEAIKISKDDLENKILGPAKPNSFSAYLQDKLEHEGLVIRAGLRYDLFNPGVKRLKDQSDPTGQVDASQAGKFTDKNGVSGYQPNTTDRLWSGTLGPEDYESAKTDHKISPRFSVSFPVSERTQFRMSYGKFFQQPNLQNLYVSPSFLERMSLYPPFAGTVGNPNLKAEKSTQYEVGVRRALSDNVAIDVNAYYKDIQDLINSQSIASRPNSLIMNVNTDEGVIQGINIAFEVRRVSKFSGRLNYTFQSARGSGSGENTGFRASWLGYSDAKFNAPLNFDQTHNINATLDIRNSKAEGPELGGHKILENAGINFLVNAGSGLPYTPTSVVPIQVFGVPQGKVVGRRNSQRQPWTFRIDMKADKTVNFGNNMSMNVYVQVLNLLDRKNILTVYSATGLADDNGFLDTKAGQSLGERQLLQYQVNFRDGLSYDTPRQARLGVIFNF, encoded by the coding sequence ATGTTCTCTACGACATTTAGAAAATTCACATTGCTTTTCGCAATGGCTTTTTCATTGGTTCCGTTGTCCTTGTTTGCCGGCACGAACGGTAAAATTACCGGGATGGTCAAGGACAAAGAGACAGGCGATGCCCTTCCGGGTGTGAATATTATAATCGATGGAACCACAATGGGCGCCGCGACTAATGCACAAGGTGAGTTTACAATCATTAATGTACCGGCGGGCGTTTATGCGCTCAGCACCAGCATGATCGGTTACACTAAAATTACCAAACAAAATGTCCGCGTATTGCCGGATTTCACGACTCGTGTGGATTTCGATCTTTCCCCAGAATCGCTCGGCGGCGAAGAAGTCGTGATCGTAGCGGAACGTCCGCTGATTCAAAAAGATCAAACGATGACTATGACCGTGACGTCATCCGAAGAAATCAAGAATATGCCGGTTCGCGGTTTTCAGGCGGCGGCTAATTTAGGAGTGGGTATTACTGTTGATACAAAGACGCGCAATTTGGACGGTGGAACAGCAAACGTGAGCGTACGTGGCGGTCGTCCTAATGAAACCGGTGTTTATATGGATGGCTTCCAGCAAAACAACCTTTTGACCGGTACTGCTAACGCGACCGTGCCCAATGGTGCTGTCGAAGAATTGTTGGTGATTACTGGCGGTTTTGATGCTGAATACGGTCGTAACCAATCGGGTATCATCCAAGTTACAACCAAGTCTGGTGGAACTCGCTATTCAGGTAATGTTGAATGGAATGGCGATCCGGGTGGATTAGGTATTGCTGAATCGTATGGCTACAATGTGTTCAGCGGCGGTATTGGCGGTCCAATTATTCCTGGCAGTAATAAAATACGTTTTTATGTTTCGGCTGAAGGTCGTAATATCAAAGATGCTGAACCTAGTGTGAATGGGCACCCGGTCTTTGAATTGTCAAATCTTGGCATATCGGCACGAAAGGATGATCCGAATGATCCGAATATCACAATTGATGATCCATCGCGGATGGATACTGTAATATGGGATCTGGACAGCCATGGCAATGTCAAGTTCAAAAAAGGTGCACGCCCTTCCCGAGGAGGGGGCATCGGTATGAACAGCGATCGTGGTTATAACCTCCAAGGTAAATTGACCTTTGATGTTATTGCCAACCGCCTCCGAGTGGATTTATCTGGTAATTACTCTCAAACCTATCGCAGAAGCTTTCTAATGTCGCGTGTATTGAATCCCAATAGCCAATTACTACGCGACATTAATAACTTGAATATTGGTGGTACTGCAACTTATACAATCAACGAGAGAAGCTTTTTTGATTTCGGCGTTAATGGTTATAGCAGCAAACGTCGTCTTACGAATGATGCATTAGGATGGAATGGGCTTGAATCGTATTCATCAACGATTAAGGGGAATACAGGTTATTCTTCGTTTTATAATGATAATTTGTTAAATGACATTGGCCGTGGCGCCTTGAATTATCGTTCCGATGAGGATAAATATATCGCATTCAAATCCAACTACACCAATCAGATCAACAAGAATAATCAGATCAAAGCCGGCGTTGATTATTTTTATCATTGGGTGCGGTTTTTAAATATCGTTGATCCGGATAATCCAATTTCCGGTGCCAATGATAATATTGGCTATATTATAAATTCTAATTACGAAGCGATCAAGATCAGCAAAGATGATTTAGAAAACAAAATTCTTGGTCCAGCTAAACCTAATAGTTTTTCCGCTTATTTGCAGGACAAATTGGAACATGAAGGATTGGTAATTCGCGCGGGATTAAGATATGACTTGTTTAATCCTGGTGTGAAACGATTGAAAGATCAATCAGATCCAACAGGACAAGTTGACGCCAGTCAAGCCGGTAAGTTTACTGATAAAAACGGTGTTAGTGGCTACCAACCTAATACAACAGATAGATTGTGGTCAGGCACTCTGGGGCCTGAAGACTATGAAAGCGCTAAAACAGATCATAAAATTAGTCCCCGGTTCAGTGTAAGTTTTCCTGTTTCTGAAAGAACGCAATTCCGTATGAGTTACGGTAAGTTTTTCCAACAACCGAATTTACAGAATTTATATGTGAGCCCGAGTTTCTTGGAAAGGATGTCTCTTTATCCTCCATTTGCCGGAACAGTTGGCAACCCGAATCTAAAAGCCGAGAAGAGCACGCAATATGAAGTCGGTGTGAGAAGGGCGCTGAGTGATAATGTCGCAATTGACGTAAATGCCTACTACAAAGATATCCAGGACTTAATTAACTCACAATCAATTGCATCAAGGCCTAATAGTTTGATTATGAATGTTAATACCGATGAAGGCGTTATTCAAGGCATCAACATTGCTTTCGAAGTTCGCCGCGTTTCCAAATTTTCCGGACGTTTAAATTATACATTTCAATCGGCTCGTGGCTCGGGTTCTGGTGAAAACACCGGTTTCCGTGCTTCATGGCTGGGTTATTCGGATGCAAAATTCAATGCGCCGCTTAATTTCGATCAAACCCACAATATCAATGCTACGCTTGACATTCGTAATTCCAAAGCCGAAGGCCCGGAATTAGGCGGACACAAGATATTGGAGAATGCAGGTATTAACTTTTTAGTTAATGCAGGTAGTGGATTGCCATACACTCCAACGTCAGTGGTACCAATACAGGTGTTTGGCGTTCCCCAAGGTAAAGTCGTGGGTCGCCGTAATTCACAACGTCAACCATGGACTTTCCGTATTGACATGAAAGCAGATAAAACAGTGAATTTTGGCAACAACATGAGCATGAATGTGTATGTTCAGGTTTTAAATTTATTAGATCGGAAAAATATATTAACTGTTTACTCGGCAACTGGTTTAGCAGATGACAACGGTTTTCTCGATACAAAAGCGGGCCAAAGTTTAGGTGAACGCCAATTGCTTCAATATCAAGTCAATTTCCGTGACGGATTAAGTTATGACACACCTCGTCAGGCTCGTCTAGGCGTCATTTTCAATTTCTAA
- a CDS encoding PorV/PorQ family protein, whose amino-acid sequence MRKILSILMIALYVISVYAGEEKRGEAGFMFLKVPMGAREAGMGMNGLTTTNGANAIYWNPANISATDRATVSFSYLNHFAGISSNYAAVSFPYAEAGVFAVSFNYLSYGDIEKTTEDSPNGNIGFYSPYELALGFSYSKQITDRVSGGLTVKFVNSKIDLVSASGMSFDFGFTYNTGYRGLKLGFAVTNIGPQAKYEGDGLTREITDASGETSFLKFDSEPFELPASVNFGASLELYRNEQNAITGMLEQNINSFQASRTNMGFEYGFQNMFFARMGYTSTLKKDRDYKTGKASTAGLTFGGGIDYKFSDNLGMTVDYGYLDMGQLDATHRFTVGIKF is encoded by the coding sequence ATGAGAAAGATATTATCCATATTGATGATAGCATTATATGTTATCTCTGTATATGCCGGCGAGGAGAAACGCGGTGAGGCCGGTTTCATGTTTTTGAAAGTTCCGATGGGCGCCCGGGAGGCCGGCATGGGTATGAACGGCCTTACGACGACGAACGGTGCCAATGCGATTTATTGGAATCCGGCGAACATATCGGCCACGGATCGCGCAACGGTTTCATTTTCGTATTTGAATCACTTTGCCGGCATTAGTTCGAACTATGCGGCGGTATCGTTTCCGTATGCGGAAGCGGGCGTGTTTGCTGTATCGTTCAACTATCTGAGCTACGGCGATATTGAAAAGACGACGGAAGATAGTCCGAACGGGAATATCGGTTTTTATTCGCCGTATGAACTGGCGTTAGGGTTTTCGTATTCGAAGCAGATCACCGATCGTGTAAGCGGTGGGTTAACAGTGAAGTTCGTCAATTCAAAGATTGATTTGGTGTCAGCTTCGGGAATGAGTTTTGATTTCGGTTTTACTTACAATACAGGATACCGTGGGTTGAAGCTTGGGTTTGCAGTAACAAATATCGGGCCGCAAGCCAAGTATGAAGGCGATGGCCTTACACGTGAGATTACGGATGCATCGGGTGAGACGTCATTCTTGAAATTCGATTCTGAGCCGTTTGAATTACCCGCATCGGTTAATTTTGGCGCCAGTCTGGAACTATATCGCAACGAGCAAAATGCGATTACCGGTATGCTGGAACAAAATATCAACAGCTTCCAGGCAAGCCGGACCAACATGGGTTTTGAATATGGATTTCAGAATATGTTCTTCGCCCGTATGGGATATACATCGACATTGAAGAAAGACCGTGATTACAAGACGGGCAAAGCTTCAACGGCCGGCTTGACGTTCGGCGGCGGTATCGATTACAAATTTAGCGATAATCTTGGTATGACCGTGGATTACGGCTATCTCGATATGGGACAGCTCGATGCGACCCATCGCTTTACGGTTGGTATTAAATTCTAA
- a CDS encoding response regulator transcription factor, which yields MVTVSVVDDDVIVRDGLTALINGIPGFKCIQTYSSCEAMLNNIQKCVPDVLLMDIIFRGISGIEGVRRVKELLPNLPVLMLTVHMENDMIMDALQVGADGYIVKGTSPIRLVDSIKEAYDGGSPMSSQIARKVLTLLKQKNIFKKHNENYHLNELEENILYQLAAGDTYEHIGTSLNKSPNTVKYHVRKIYKKLQSETKSEAVAKAIRLGII from the coding sequence ATGGTAACAGTAAGCGTTGTTGATGATGATGTGATTGTACGTGATGGTCTGACTGCTTTGATTAATGGTATACCAGGTTTCAAATGTATTCAGACTTATTCAAGTTGTGAAGCCATGTTAAATAATATTCAAAAATGTGTCCCGGATGTGCTACTCATGGATATTATTTTTCGCGGGATATCGGGCATAGAAGGAGTCAGACGTGTTAAAGAACTTCTGCCCAATCTTCCAGTTCTGATGTTGACCGTCCATATGGAAAACGACATGATCATGGATGCTCTGCAGGTCGGAGCTGACGGATATATTGTAAAAGGTACTTCTCCCATTCGGTTGGTCGATTCGATCAAGGAGGCTTATGATGGCGGTTCGCCAATGAGCTCGCAAATTGCGCGGAAGGTATTAACCCTTCTAAAACAAAAAAATATTTTTAAAAAACATAATGAAAATTATCACCTTAATGAATTGGAAGAAAATATTTTATATCAACTAGCTGCTGGAGATACTTACGAACACATCGGTACTAGCCTCAACAAAAGCCCCAACACAGTAAAGTATCATGTAAGGAAAATTTACAAGAAATTGCAATCCGAAACCAAATCAGAAGCCGTAGCCAAAGCCATCCGATTAGGGATTATCTAA
- a CDS encoding LytR C-terminal domain-containing protein, whose amino-acid sequence MLRKVRSEETQSQQEQESITKSMSEQKQFIQKPPDQRWDKLLNLLIGALSLIVVALVISLIIRLNSTPVDPNIKQDTTENTQENNGQKADETTQVKSTVIRVEVLNGTSIPRLASKASDFLRARGFDVVQAGNAQHSNFKKSVVQDRLGNIQNAIQVANALGISESGVIQQKNPQLYVEVTVIIGSDYKSLKFMSGN is encoded by the coding sequence ATGTTGAGAAAAGTCCGTTCAGAGGAAACGCAATCGCAACAGGAACAGGAAAGTATAACCAAAAGCATGAGTGAACAGAAACAATTTATTCAAAAACCACCCGATCAACGATGGGATAAATTGTTGAACCTTCTTATTGGGGCATTGTCGCTGATTGTAGTCGCACTTGTGATTTCGCTTATCATTCGACTCAATAGTACACCGGTCGATCCAAACATCAAACAAGACACTACTGAAAATACTCAGGAAAACAACGGGCAAAAAGCCGATGAAACAACCCAAGTCAAAAGCACAGTAATCCGCGTGGAAGTTCTTAATGGAACGAGCATTCCGCGTCTGGCATCCAAAGCTTCTGATTTTTTGAGAGCCCGCGGCTTCGATGTCGTTCAAGCTGGTAACGCGCAACACAGTAATTTTAAAAAGTCAGTTGTACAAGACAGGCTTGGCAATATTCAAAATGCAATTCAAGTTGCAAATGCATTAGGGATCAGCGAATCCGGCGTCATACAGCAGAAAAATCCGCAATTGTATGTAGAAGTAACGGTCATAATCGGCAGCGATTATAAATCGCTCAAATTTATGTCCGGTAATTAA
- a CDS encoding insulinase family protein, protein MHLLTSLSSGDITRFAFDNGLVAITRPNPFVPVIAMRGSFRGGASLESDDDAGLTKLVAMLLKSGTESQTAIQIAEGLDYLGSSITFTANHDSVNFSLTSLSKHFDRSLAILADLLIRSVFPADEIERARRLALADIKQKADQPMQIAWDVCAESVFQNHPYRRTIDGSATTINKLTREDIIKAYHNIAVSNRLTLAIVGDFEPQSLIQKLIDQFSSITTDHRSMSPLEEPVVNSKRKILLVERDLKQANICFGNIACKRNIPDYYSTVLMNYILGGSGLTSRLTHRIRTQQGLAYSVYSQLIRRAASGIFTVRMQTKTDNTGKAIESILDEIKRMQNETVLEPELSDAKKFFAGSFPFRIQTNHDYAYYLEQGEFFHLPLNYLNDEVTMIQKVDQGDIKDAAQKYLNTNHYILAIVSKTESLKTPMETFGVVEEVQVQF, encoded by the coding sequence ATGCATTTGCTTACTTCTTTATCAAGCGGTGATATTACACGGTTTGCATTCGACAACGGTCTCGTAGCCATCACTCGCCCCAATCCATTTGTTCCCGTCATAGCCATGCGAGGATCTTTTCGCGGCGGAGCCTCGCTGGAATCCGACGATGATGCAGGGCTTACAAAACTTGTAGCCATGCTTTTAAAATCAGGTACTGAAAGTCAGACTGCAATTCAAATCGCCGAAGGACTCGATTATCTAGGCTCATCAATTACTTTTACGGCTAATCATGATTCAGTGAATTTTTCACTGACATCATTAAGTAAACATTTCGATCGATCGCTTGCAATTTTGGCTGATTTGTTGATCCGATCCGTATTTCCTGCTGATGAAATCGAACGGGCCCGTCGACTTGCTCTTGCTGATATTAAACAAAAAGCCGATCAACCCATGCAAATTGCTTGGGACGTATGCGCGGAATCGGTATTCCAAAATCATCCATACCGGCGTACGATTGACGGATCGGCAACTACGATTAATAAACTTACACGTGAAGATATTATAAAAGCTTATCATAATATTGCAGTATCGAATCGACTAACTCTGGCAATCGTTGGTGATTTCGAGCCGCAGTCATTAATACAAAAATTGATTGATCAATTTTCATCGATAACTACTGACCATCGTTCAATGTCTCCTCTTGAAGAGCCTGTCGTAAATTCAAAAAGAAAAATTTTGTTAGTTGAACGCGATCTAAAACAAGCAAACATTTGCTTCGGAAATATTGCATGCAAACGTAACATTCCCGATTATTATTCTACTGTGTTGATGAATTATATTCTTGGCGGCTCCGGATTAACTTCTCGTTTAACTCATCGAATTCGTACGCAACAAGGATTGGCTTATTCCGTTTATTCACAATTGATTCGAAGAGCGGCCAGCGGGATTTTTACCGTTCGGATGCAAACTAAAACTGATAACACCGGCAAAGCAATAGAATCGATACTTGATGAAATCAAGCGAATGCAGAATGAAACCGTCTTAGAACCTGAGCTTTCGGACGCCAAAAAATTTTTTGCCGGAAGTTTCCCTTTTCGTATCCAGACTAATCACGACTATGCTTATTATCTTGAACAAGGTGAGTTTTTTCATTTACCATTGAATTATTTGAACGACGAAGTAACGATGATACAGAAAGTCGACCAGGGCGATATCAAAGATGCAGCACAAAAGTATCTAAATACAAATCATTATATTTTGGCTATAGTTTCAAAAACCGAAAGCCTGAAGACCCCGATGGAAACGTTTGGCGTTGTTGAAGAAGTTCAAGTTCAATTTTAG
- a CDS encoding ABC transporter ATP-binding protein/permease: MGKAYDARLMKRLIRFAIPYKFMLLGSVLVLICAQGFNAYRPKVVQEAIDGALAQHDFSALNYYAGLFVALLIGEFLFQYAVIYLTQLTGQRIIFDLRMNLYAHLEKLHLQFFDRNPVGRLITRVTSDIESLNDMFTSGLVYLFGDLFLLIGIIVFMFVLDVKLTLVALAVLPVIFYISIVFKKYVRITYREIRLKISALNSYLQENITGVSTVQIFNREKKNFKHFDDFNRSLTDSHIASIFHYAWFFPAINLASSVAIALILWYGGGEVVRESITLGTLIAFIQYALLFFRPIQDLSDKYNILQTAMASSERVFKLLDTENAIPNVKQTPAIDPFRGKIEFKNVFFSYNPKDVKTDDDCILKDISLSVEPGQSIALVGATGSGKSTIVNLLSRFYEIQRGNILIDGREIQQIDQYALRKNMAIVLQDVFLFSGNILDNIRLGDTTISENAVIDAARMVGADRFIEKLANGYYEPMQERGSTLSVGQRQLISLARALVFNPKILILDEATSSIDTESEQLIQAATQKLMSGRTSIVIAHRLSTIRHVDQIIVMHRGKIRERGRHEELLEQEGIYYKLYQLQYKDQENNVSRITKAAAGMSR; encoded by the coding sequence ATGGGTAAAGCGTATGACGCACGCCTGATGAAGCGTTTGATCCGGTTTGCAATCCCTTATAAATTTATGTTGCTGGGATCAGTATTGGTTCTGATTTGCGCTCAGGGATTCAATGCCTATCGTCCTAAGGTTGTCCAGGAAGCTATCGACGGTGCACTTGCCCAGCATGATTTCAGTGCATTAAATTATTATGCGGGATTGTTTGTTGCACTTTTGATCGGTGAATTTTTATTTCAATATGCGGTAATTTATCTGACGCAATTAACCGGCCAACGAATCATTTTTGATTTAAGAATGAACTTGTATGCTCATCTTGAAAAACTTCACTTGCAATTTTTTGATCGAAATCCGGTAGGGCGCCTGATCACGCGAGTGACGTCAGATATTGAATCATTGAATGATATGTTTACTTCAGGTTTGGTCTATCTGTTTGGCGATCTTTTCCTTTTGATTGGTATCATTGTTTTTATGTTTGTTTTGGATGTGAAATTAACGCTGGTCGCGCTCGCTGTATTGCCGGTAATTTTTTACATTTCGATAGTTTTTAAAAAATATGTACGCATCACTTATCGTGAAATCCGGTTGAAAATTTCCGCGCTGAATTCATATCTTCAGGAAAATATTACCGGAGTCAGTACTGTCCAGATTTTTAATCGTGAAAAGAAAAATTTTAAACATTTCGATGACTTTAATCGTTCACTAACCGATTCACACATCGCATCCATATTTCACTATGCCTGGTTTTTTCCCGCAATCAATTTAGCAAGTTCGGTTGCGATTGCGTTGATTTTATGGTACGGCGGTGGAGAAGTTGTACGTGAATCAATCACGCTGGGCACACTTATCGCATTTATTCAATATGCTTTACTTTTCTTTCGTCCAATTCAGGATTTAAGTGACAAATATAATATTTTACAAACTGCAATGGCTTCGTCCGAACGTGTTTTTAAATTACTTGATACTGAAAATGCTATTCCGAATGTGAAACAAACACCGGCAATCGATCCGTTTCGTGGCAAAATTGAATTTAAGAACGTATTCTTTTCTTATAATCCGAAAGACGTTAAAACCGATGACGATTGTATTCTCAAAGATATTTCATTGTCAGTGGAACCAGGTCAAAGCATTGCATTAGTCGGAGCGACCGGTTCAGGAAAAAGTACTATTGTTAATTTATTGTCACGATTTTATGAAATTCAACGTGGAAATATTTTAATCGATGGGAGAGAAATTCAACAAATTGATCAATATGCTTTGCGAAAAAATATGGCGATTGTTTTGCAGGATGTATTTTTGTTTTCAGGAAATATTTTAGATAATATACGTTTGGGTGATACAACGATTTCTGAAAATGCCGTGATCGATGCTGCGCGGATGGTCGGAGCAGATCGGTTTATTGAAAAATTAGCGAATGGCTATTACGAACCGATGCAGGAAAGAGGAAGCACTTTATCTGTCGGGCAACGCCAATTGATCTCACTTGCGCGCGCTTTGGTGTTCAATCCTAAAATCCTGATTCTGGACGAAGCTACTTCGAGCATCGATACGGAAAGTGAACAATTAATCCAAGCGGCAACTCAAAAACTGATGTCCGGGAGGACGTCTATTGTCATTGCACACCGATTATCAACGATTCGCCACGTGGATCAAATTATTGTCATGCATCGTGGAAAAATACGCGAGCGGGGAAGGCATGAAGAATTGCTAGAACAGGAAGGTATTTATTATAAATTATATCAATTGCAATACAAAGATCAGGAAAACAACGTCTCGCGCATCACGAAAGCTGCTGCCGGAATGTCCCGGTAA
- a CDS encoding cell wall metabolism sensor histidine kinase WalK — translation MTNVLTEKFQSLSLFSRIFIITTVTILFTLGIIALINRIFHLAGIPYSYIWLILVPIGIAFIISYLAAKFVEREVNFPIRQFIDSAKEIARGNFDHKINVHGSQEMLQLARIFNYMTIELKRIYDININQIIREKIKTEAILRNIADGVIVSGPFDEVLLLNDIVETWFNVKEKDVLGCSLAFFIPELKPLLEKTKQSFGNEILLEEIETEHDDPVSNIVLAAHASKVLDQGDLIGIVIVLRNITKEKQIDKMKTELVSVVAHELRSPLTSIAGFSEVLKDPEMTPARRKEFMDIIHYESGRLADMIDKFLNISRIESGQTVINKIPIDIASTIASVVNINATLAQKKNISVKLNIQEGMPFVNADPDLIGQVILNLFSNAIKYSREDSSITLGAEWIDEEIKISVEDMGFGISKENMKNLFQKFFRAKDDKRIKSIEGTGLGLAFVKEIVQQHGGKIHVESEWGKGSTFSFTLPAGMQTSDKYEAKMIASTK, via the coding sequence ATGACGAACGTGTTAACTGAAAAATTTCAATCACTCAGTCTCTTCAGCCGTATTTTTATCATCACCACGGTCACTATTCTATTCACTCTGGGCATTATAGCGTTGATCAATCGTATTTTTCACCTGGCAGGAATTCCATACTCGTATATTTGGCTGATACTGGTGCCCATCGGTATTGCATTCATCATTTCATATCTTGCGGCAAAATTTGTTGAACGCGAAGTAAATTTTCCGATCCGACAATTTATTGATAGCGCCAAGGAAATCGCACGTGGAAATTTCGATCATAAAATTAATGTTCATGGAAGTCAGGAAATGCTCCAATTGGCGCGTATTTTCAACTACATGACGATTGAACTCAAACGGATATACGATATCAATATTAATCAGATTATCAGGGAAAAAATAAAGACGGAAGCCATTTTGCGTAATATTGCCGACGGAGTGATCGTGTCAGGCCCGTTTGACGAAGTGCTTTTGCTCAATGATATTGTAGAAACATGGTTTAATGTTAAAGAAAAAGATGTCCTGGGATGTTCGTTAGCTTTTTTTATTCCAGAATTAAAGCCGCTGCTCGAAAAAACGAAACAATCGTTCGGTAACGAGATTTTATTGGAAGAAATCGAAACCGAACACGACGACCCTGTATCCAACATTGTTTTAGCTGCTCACGCTTCTAAAGTTTTGGATCAAGGCGATTTGATTGGTATCGTTATCGTGTTGCGTAACATCACTAAAGAAAAACAAATCGATAAAATGAAGACGGAATTGGTTTCCGTTGTGGCTCATGAATTACGTTCGCCGCTGACATCGATAGCCGGTTTTAGCGAAGTGCTCAAGGATCCTGAAATGACGCCTGCCCGTCGAAAAGAATTTATGGATATCATTCATTATGAATCAGGCCGGCTTGCCGATATGATTGACAAATTTCTCAATATCAGCCGGATCGAAAGCGGACAAACGGTTATCAACAAAATTCCAATCGATATCGCTTCAACTATCGCGAGTGTAGTCAATATCAATGCAACGTTGGCTCAGAAAAAAAATATAAGCGTCAAATTAAATATTCAGGAAGGCATGCCATTCGTCAATGCCGATCCCGACTTGATCGGACAAGTTATTTTGAATCTCTTTTCAAACGCTATTAAATACAGCCGTGAAGACTCATCGATTACATTGGGAGCGGAATGGATCGATGAAGAAATTAAAATTTCTGTTGAGGATATGGGGTTTGGAATTTCAAAAGAGAATATGAAAAATCTTTTTCAGAAATTTTTCCGAGCTAAAGACGATAAACGTATTAAAAGTATCGAAGGAACCGGCTTGGGGCTGGCTTTTGTGAAAGAGATCGTACAGCAACATGGCGGTAAGATTCATGTTGAAAGCGAGTGGGGTAAAGGTTCAACATTTTCGTTTACATTGCCTGCTGGAATGCAAACATCCGATAAATACGAAGCAAAAATGATTGCATCAACTAAGTAA
- a CDS encoding BMC domain-containing protein produces the protein MEDRALGMVETMGLVGAIEAADAMVKAAKVTLIGKELTDGAMITIKVVGETGAVQAAVAAGEAAARRVGQVVSTHVIPRPDEMTEGILYEDGIIEWLANNAEKSASKKKLNS, from the coding sequence ATGGAAGACCGCGCGTTAGGTATGGTCGAGACCATGGGGCTCGTCGGAGCAATTGAAGCAGCCGATGCCATGGTTAAAGCCGCCAAAGTTACATTAATCGGTAAAGAATTAACCGATGGCGCCATGATTACGATCAAAGTCGTAGGCGAAACCGGTGCAGTGCAGGCTGCAGTAGCCGCGGGTGAAGCGGCTGCACGCCGCGTCGGACAAGTCGTATCGACCCATGTTATCCCAAGACCGGACGAAATGACCGAAGGCATTTTATACGAAGACGGTATTATCGAATGGCTGGCCAATAACGCTGAAAAAAGCGCCTCAAAAAAAAAACTGAACTCGTAA
- a CDS encoding BMC domain-containing protein: MALDALGMVETKGLVGAIEAADAMVKAAKVELIGKEKIGGGYVTVMVRGDVGAVKAATDAGAAAAEKVGELVSVHVIPRPHPEVEMILPKKGAN; this comes from the coding sequence ATGGCACTTGATGCGTTAGGGATGGTAGAAACTAAAGGCTTAGTCGGCGCCATCGAAGCGGCAGACGCAATGGTCAAAGCGGCAAAAGTGGAATTGATTGGCAAAGAAAAAATCGGCGGCGGTTATGTAACGGTAATGGTCCGCGGCGATGTTGGCGCTGTTAAAGCGGCTACGGATGCCGGAGCAGCGGCTGCTGAAAAAGTCGGGGAACTCGTTTCCGTCCACGTCATCCCAAGACCGCACCCGGAAGTGGAAATGATCCTGCCCAAAAAAGGCGCTAATTAA